Proteins encoded by one window of Bradyrhizobium sp. B097:
- a CDS encoding response regulator transcription factor: MRRRYPFAIVLVGENSLRKEGLARILNSESFQVLTSISDADDLFGDDAPQKTTASQALLLLIVHTGDDFRPTIEQIDSFKRRHADGRVAVVADQYRVSDLAAALRAGATGYFIDVMNCDAFIKSIELVMMGGMVFPPAFLTSTLDAEERDADDTPAPNDDDPVAAQAEDGLARQLSPREISILHCLIEGDSNKCIARKINIAEATVKVHIKAILRKIRVQNRTQAAIWGLHHRPVAWPNGNGSAHQTTEAERPLPPKREIPKIARASRPAPLGAIDHTANYFEVPLTNGHARNGMGSKIDGAIRLRK, translated from the coding sequence ATGAGACGGCGATATCCTTTTGCTATTGTGCTTGTTGGCGAAAATAGTCTTCGTAAGGAAGGTCTTGCCAGAATTCTGAATTCAGAGAGCTTTCAAGTCCTGACTTCGATATCCGATGCCGACGATTTGTTTGGCGACGATGCGCCCCAGAAGACCACCGCCAGTCAGGCATTGCTGCTTCTTATTGTTCACACCGGCGACGATTTTCGCCCGACAATCGAGCAAATCGATTCCTTCAAGCGACGTCACGCGGATGGACGCGTAGCCGTCGTCGCCGATCAATATCGTGTGAGCGACCTGGCTGCGGCACTTCGGGCCGGTGCCACCGGCTACTTCATCGACGTGATGAATTGCGACGCGTTCATCAAGTCCATCGAACTCGTCATGATGGGTGGGATGGTCTTCCCGCCTGCATTCCTGACGTCCACACTCGACGCCGAAGAGCGCGACGCAGACGATACGCCCGCACCCAATGATGACGATCCCGTCGCCGCGCAGGCGGAAGACGGGCTCGCTCGGCAACTTTCGCCGCGGGAAATCTCGATTCTGCATTGCCTGATCGAAGGCGATTCCAACAAGTGCATTGCCCGCAAGATCAACATTGCCGAAGCCACGGTGAAGGTTCACATCAAGGCGATCCTTCGCAAGATCCGGGTTCAGAACAGAACACAGGCAGCGATCTGGGGCTTGCACCATCGACCTGTGGCCTGGCCGAACGGCAACGGGTCTGCGCATCAGACCACCGAAGCCGAGCGGCCGCTCCCGCCCAAGCGGGAAATTCCCAAGATCGCGAGAGCGAGCAGGCCGGCGCCACTTGGCGCGATCGACCACACGGCGAACTATTTTGAAGTGCCGCTTACGAACGGCCACGCCCGCAACGGCATGGGCTCGAAGATCGACGGGGCAATCCGGCTTCGAAAATAG
- a CDS encoding response regulator transcription factor: MHFSRVVIASRYPVVLLGLNCLLEAERDFKVVARCSDTASCFEAVRDLAPDIAILDMSMPDILEQAMIDIRKSGTPAVRLVFLATSVEDRDLATLAAAGAHGVILHDEEPETLMQTLRQVADGHRMLPPPACEEAISRAQTAMPEKYLAILTERERQIMNLVSEGLSNKEIGRRLKVADGTIKVHLHHIFRKLEISNRTILATLAVSYAGPGGSPSS, encoded by the coding sequence ATGCATTTCAGTCGTGTGGTGATTGCTAGCAGATATCCGGTTGTTTTATTGGGTCTGAATTGCCTGCTCGAAGCAGAACGTGATTTCAAGGTGGTCGCTCGTTGCAGTGACACTGCGAGCTGTTTCGAAGCAGTACGGGATCTAGCGCCCGACATAGCCATTTTGGACATGTCGATGCCTGACATTCTTGAGCAGGCAATGATCGACATTAGAAAGTCCGGGACGCCTGCTGTGCGCCTCGTCTTTCTCGCTACCTCCGTCGAGGATCGCGATCTCGCGACGTTGGCGGCGGCCGGAGCTCACGGCGTGATTCTCCACGACGAAGAGCCTGAGACTCTCATGCAAACATTGCGGCAGGTCGCGGACGGTCACAGGATGCTGCCGCCGCCCGCGTGCGAGGAAGCGATCTCCCGTGCGCAAACCGCGATGCCGGAGAAATATCTTGCGATATTGACGGAGCGCGAGCGGCAGATCATGAACCTGGTGTCGGAGGGGCTGTCGAACAAGGAGATCGGCCGCCGTCTGAAGGTGGCCGACGGTACCATCAAGGTTCATCTGCACCACATCTTCCGCAAGCTCGAGATCAGCAACAGGACAATTCTGGCGACGCTCGCCGTCTCCTATGCAGGGCCAGGCGGCTCTCCATCCAGCTGA
- a CDS encoding HlyD family type I secretion periplasmic adaptor subunit, producing the protein MTLASRNIIPFPKAEVRRREQEIAFLPAALEITESPPSPIGRAIGASIIAAFCLALAWAWFGHVDIVATATGKIVPGGRTKLIQPFETGVVRAIHVRDGQSVKAGEVLIELDPTMTGADQERYRSDLLAAELEVARLRAALASDPLAAFQAPQGASAADIDLHRQFLISQRAEQQAKLAEIERQQGQKEAERATIAVNVAKIQATIPVLTERVEIRKTLLDKALGSKVTYLSEYQDLVGLQQDLIVQQSRLREADAAMALLKETRERADAEYRRTTYDALAKAEQKAKSAAQEVVKAEQRTKFQQLTAPVDGVVQQLAVHTVGGVVSPAQALAVVVPSDSHLEIEAMLSNRDIGFVHPGQRAAIKVDTFNFTRYGLLDGEVLSVSSDAITRDRAPGASNDRTPGGVQGGSEPRGQELEYAARVSLDRTQMQVEDKLVKLGPGMAVTVEIKTGRRRIISYVLSPLATHQQEALRER; encoded by the coding sequence ATGACGCTCGCTAGCCGAAACATCATTCCGTTTCCCAAGGCCGAGGTTCGCCGCCGCGAGCAAGAGATCGCGTTTCTTCCGGCGGCCCTCGAAATCACCGAATCGCCGCCGTCACCGATCGGGCGCGCGATCGGGGCGAGCATTATCGCGGCTTTTTGCCTCGCGCTGGCATGGGCGTGGTTTGGGCACGTCGATATCGTCGCAACCGCGACCGGCAAGATCGTGCCGGGCGGGCGCACCAAGCTCATCCAGCCGTTCGAAACGGGCGTCGTGCGCGCCATCCATGTGCGCGACGGACAGAGCGTCAAGGCCGGTGAAGTCCTGATCGAGTTGGATCCGACGATGACCGGAGCGGATCAGGAGCGTTACCGGAGCGATCTTCTGGCCGCAGAACTCGAAGTGGCGCGGCTTCGCGCGGCGCTTGCGAGCGATCCGCTCGCGGCATTCCAGGCGCCGCAGGGTGCAAGTGCCGCCGATATCGATCTGCATCGTCAGTTTCTGATCAGCCAGCGCGCCGAGCAGCAAGCCAAGCTTGCCGAGATTGAGCGCCAGCAGGGCCAGAAGGAGGCGGAACGGGCGACCATTGCGGTGAATGTCGCGAAGATCCAGGCGACGATACCCGTGCTCACGGAGCGGGTCGAAATCCGGAAAACGCTTCTCGACAAGGCGCTGGGCTCGAAGGTCACCTACCTTTCTGAGTACCAGGACCTGGTCGGCCTTCAGCAGGATCTTATCGTGCAGCAGAGTCGGCTGCGCGAAGCCGACGCCGCGATGGCCTTGCTGAAGGAAACGAGGGAAAGGGCCGACGCGGAATATCGGCGGACCACCTACGATGCGCTCGCAAAGGCGGAGCAGAAGGCCAAGAGCGCCGCGCAGGAGGTGGTGAAGGCGGAGCAGCGGACGAAGTTTCAGCAGTTGACCGCGCCGGTCGACGGCGTCGTGCAGCAACTCGCTGTGCATACGGTGGGCGGCGTGGTCTCGCCCGCTCAAGCGCTGGCGGTGGTGGTGCCGAGCGACAGCCACCTCGAGATAGAAGCCATGCTCTCCAATCGCGATATCGGATTTGTTCATCCGGGACAGAGGGCTGCGATCAAGGTCGATACGTTCAATTTTACCCGTTACGGGCTCCTCGATGGAGAGGTTCTCAGCGTATCGTCGGATGCCATTACCCGCGACAGGGCGCCGGGCGCGTCGAATGATCGGACGCCGGGAGGCGTGCAGGGCGGCAGTGAGCCCAGAGGACAGGAGCTGGAGTATGCTGCGCGCGTTTCTCTCGACCGTACGCAGATGCAGGTGGAGGACAAGCTGGTCAAGCTCGGTCCCGGCATGGCGGTGACGGTCGAGATCAAGACGGGTCGGCGCCGGATCATCAGTTACGTGCTCTCGCCGCTGGCGACGCACCAGCAGGAAGCGCTGCGAGAACGATAG
- a CDS encoding glycosyltransferase family 2 protein — MIDASVVICAHTLDRWSQLQRAVASVRAQTRAAREIILVVDNNEALRARAAREIGGVTVLANAGQPGLSGGRMTGAEHATASVIAFLDDDAAADPCWLEDLLEAYRDPAVLGAGGPVLPSWQAPPPSWFPAEFGWVVGCTYAGMDVRDGRIRNPIGANMSVRADVLRSVGGFTSDLGRRKLGFSVSGRARFGGKAESCEETELCIRASRLYPGGYFAYRQRAQVHHVVPAKRATWTYFVHRCLIEGTAKAVLRNIAGSGDGLKTEQRYVREVLPRAVASELMAAMRGKFAAARRAGAIMAGFSLTAFAYATTRLGGMAEALSQQLSSRAQIRRS; from the coding sequence ATGATCGACGCATCCGTGGTGATTTGCGCGCACACACTCGACCGCTGGAGCCAGCTGCAGCGCGCGGTCGCGTCCGTCCGCGCCCAGACACGTGCTGCCCGGGAGATCATCCTGGTGGTCGACAACAACGAAGCCTTGCGCGCGCGTGCCGCGCGGGAGATTGGCGGCGTCACCGTTCTTGCGAACGCCGGTCAACCCGGCCTGTCGGGTGGACGCATGACGGGGGCGGAGCACGCCACGGCGTCGGTCATCGCTTTTCTGGATGACGATGCTGCTGCCGACCCGTGCTGGCTTGAGGACCTGCTGGAAGCCTACCGGGATCCAGCGGTGCTGGGGGCGGGGGGACCGGTGCTGCCATCGTGGCAAGCACCGCCGCCTTCCTGGTTTCCTGCCGAATTCGGCTGGGTCGTCGGCTGCACCTATGCCGGCATGGATGTGCGGGACGGGCGCATCCGCAACCCGATCGGCGCGAACATGTCGGTGCGAGCCGACGTGTTGCGGAGCGTCGGCGGCTTCACGTCGGATCTCGGACGCCGCAAGCTCGGATTTTCCGTCAGTGGTCGCGCGAGATTCGGCGGCAAGGCCGAGAGCTGCGAGGAGACCGAATTGTGCATCCGGGCCTCGCGTCTGTATCCCGGCGGTTACTTTGCATATCGGCAGCGGGCGCAGGTGCATCACGTCGTGCCGGCCAAGCGTGCCACCTGGACGTACTTCGTCCACCGCTGCCTGATCGAGGGCACCGCCAAGGCGGTATTGAGGAATATCGCGGGGTCCGGCGACGGGCTGAAGACCGAGCAGCGCTACGTTCGCGAAGTCCTGCCGCGTGCCGTGGCGAGCGAACTCATGGCGGCCATGCGCGGCAAATTCGCCGCCGCGCGGCGGGCCGGCGCGATCATGGCGGGCTTCAGCCTGACCGCGTTCGCCTACGCCACGACCCGCCTCGGCGGCATGGCCGAAGCCTTGTCACAGCAATTGTCGTCGCGCGCGCAAATCCGGAGATCCTAG
- a CDS encoding PDR/VanB family oxidoreductase, with amino-acid sequence MDAHPLKLKVQSIVAQTPVIRSVVFGVEGGAVPAWQAGAHIRVLLPGGEDRPYSLMALPDLPEGAVALGVLREETSTGGSQFMHALQVGDVVSATAPVNNFSLHEGAAPALLFAGGIGVTPILSMAAVLKAQGTWFRLHYAGRTPGLLAFLPQLQAICSEGLAVHYDSDVSRLDIAAALGDAPADAHVYVCGPAGMIDAVKATALARGIPADRIHFELFKAEPASSPNQPFEVELKSTGQVITVATDQSIIGALEAAGLDVLYDCRRGDCGICQCGVIAGVPDHRDVILSDDEKASNKVMQICVSRAKSDRLVLDL; translated from the coding sequence ATGGACGCGCATCCGCTCAAGCTCAAAGTGCAGTCGATCGTTGCGCAGACGCCTGTCATTCGCAGCGTCGTGTTCGGTGTGGAGGGCGGTGCCGTGCCGGCGTGGCAAGCGGGCGCGCACATTCGCGTGTTGCTGCCGGGCGGGGAAGACCGGCCGTACTCCCTGATGGCATTGCCGGACCTGCCTGAAGGCGCTGTTGCGCTGGGGGTGCTGCGCGAGGAGACGTCGACCGGCGGCTCGCAGTTCATGCATGCCCTTCAGGTCGGCGACGTCGTCAGCGCGACCGCGCCGGTCAACAATTTCAGTCTTCACGAGGGCGCCGCGCCGGCGTTGCTGTTTGCCGGCGGCATCGGCGTCACGCCGATCCTGTCCATGGCGGCGGTGCTGAAGGCGCAGGGAACCTGGTTTCGCCTGCACTATGCCGGACGAACGCCCGGGCTGCTGGCGTTCCTGCCGCAGTTGCAGGCGATCTGTTCAGAGGGCCTGGCGGTCCACTACGATAGCGATGTGTCCCGCCTCGATATCGCGGCAGCGCTCGGCGATGCGCCCGCAGATGCCCACGTCTATGTCTGCGGGCCTGCCGGCATGATTGACGCGGTGAAGGCAACGGCGCTCGCCAGGGGCATCCCGGCAGACCGTATCCATTTCGAGCTGTTCAAGGCCGAGCCGGCCAGCTCCCCGAACCAGCCGTTCGAGGTCGAGCTCAAGTCGACCGGGCAGGTCATCACGGTCGCGACCGATCAGAGCATCATCGGGGCGCTGGAAGCGGCGGGGCTCGACGTGCTCTATGATTGCCGGCGGGGCGATTGCGGCATCTGCCAGTGCGGCGTGATCGCAGGCGTGCCCGATCATCGTGACGTCATTCTCAGCGACGACGAGAAGGCGTCCAACAAGGTCATGCAGATCTGCGTGTCGCGTGCGAAGTCGGACCGGCTGGTGTTGGATCTCTGA
- a CDS encoding type I secretion system permease/ATPase: MAIQNGNADAADFGLRALVLFLRLHGVKAESDKIRDVCGSGTIGIRAMLRCASEFNLKARSWTTDWTRLANIRLPGIAALQDGGFLLLGKVDGNEALVLHPSSPHPRRITRAEFEAIWDGRLISTDARHVAQRAFHLLAGLGVRGRNVLRNLRESLVRYVREHRMLARWSGRRDAAAEASSIARGDGDDESGAMALAVLLRCHGIAADPDQIRHRTGTDRLGVTDIIRCARNFGLKARLQRTDWNRLAVTPLPGIAVLRDGGFLILGKIVDDKLLVQRPLLPQPQMVDQAELEAMWDGDIILMTRRAALTDTARRFDIGWFVGAVHKYRRLLSEVLVASFFLQIFALVSPLFFQVVIDKVLVHRGMSTLDVLVTGLVVLTVLETILGTLRVHLFAHTTNRIDVELGARLFHHLMALPIAYFQTRRVGDSVARVRELENIRQFLTSSALTLVIDLVFTFVFLAVMFYYSTSLSLIVLASFPFYIGISAGVAPLFRRRLDEKFDRGAENQAFLVESVTGVETLKAMAVEPQMQRRWEEQLAAYVAASFRVLSLNNTASQSVQMINKLVAAATLYFGARLVVDGALTVGELVAFNMLAVRVSMPVLRLAQIWQDFHQARLSIDRLGDILNTIPEPSSGPGRAALPEIRGQVTFEHATFRYRIDGPEVLHDVSFSVEPGQVIGIVGSSGSGKSTITKLIQRLYVPESGRVLVDGVDLAMVDLAWLRRQIGVVLQENVLFNRSIRDNIALADPAMPIERVIAAASLAGAHDFILELPEGYDTVVGERGSSLSGGQRQRIAIARALVTDPRILIFDEATSALDYESERAIQQNMKRISAGRTVFVIAHRLSTVRHADRIIAVEHGRLVEDGNHDQLIRSNGRYARLHQLQAGIHDAR, translated from the coding sequence ATGGCGATCCAGAATGGAAATGCCGATGCCGCAGATTTCGGGCTCCGAGCCCTGGTCTTGTTCTTGCGGCTTCATGGTGTGAAAGCCGAATCCGACAAGATCCGCGATGTTTGCGGGAGTGGGACGATCGGTATCCGCGCAATGCTTCGTTGCGCCAGTGAATTCAATCTCAAGGCACGCTCGTGGACGACGGATTGGACGCGGCTTGCGAATATCCGCTTGCCGGGAATCGCCGCGCTGCAGGACGGCGGATTCTTGCTGCTCGGAAAGGTCGACGGCAACGAAGCGCTTGTGCTGCATCCTTCCTCGCCGCATCCGAGGCGCATCACGCGCGCTGAATTCGAGGCAATCTGGGACGGTCGTCTGATCTCGACCGATGCACGGCACGTCGCGCAGCGGGCGTTTCATCTGCTCGCCGGCCTGGGCGTCCGCGGGCGCAATGTGCTGCGGAACCTGCGCGAAAGCCTGGTGCGGTACGTCCGTGAGCACCGGATGCTGGCGCGCTGGTCCGGTCGACGCGACGCTGCCGCTGAAGCGAGCTCAATTGCGCGCGGCGACGGCGATGATGAATCGGGGGCGATGGCGCTGGCGGTCCTGCTGCGCTGTCATGGAATCGCGGCCGACCCGGATCAAATTCGACATCGGACCGGCACGGACCGCCTCGGCGTGACCGACATCATACGTTGTGCCAGGAATTTTGGGCTGAAGGCCCGACTGCAAAGGACGGACTGGAATCGGCTCGCCGTGACGCCGCTGCCGGGGATCGCCGTGTTGCGCGACGGAGGATTCCTGATTCTCGGCAAGATCGTCGACGACAAGCTCCTGGTTCAGCGTCCATTGCTCCCGCAGCCTCAGATGGTCGACCAAGCCGAACTTGAGGCGATGTGGGATGGCGACATCATCCTGATGACGCGGCGGGCTGCCCTGACCGACACCGCCCGGCGCTTTGATATCGGCTGGTTCGTCGGCGCAGTCCACAAGTATCGCCGCTTGCTCAGCGAGGTGCTGGTCGCCTCTTTCTTCCTTCAGATCTTTGCCCTCGTATCGCCGCTGTTCTTCCAGGTGGTCATCGACAAGGTGCTGGTGCATCGCGGCATGAGCACGCTCGACGTGCTGGTCACGGGCCTTGTCGTACTGACCGTCCTCGAGACCATTCTCGGTACGCTGCGCGTCCATCTGTTCGCGCACACGACCAACCGGATCGACGTGGAGTTGGGTGCGCGGTTGTTCCACCACTTGATGGCACTGCCGATCGCATACTTCCAGACGCGCCGCGTCGGCGATTCCGTCGCGCGTGTCCGCGAGCTCGAGAATATTCGTCAGTTCCTGACGAGCTCGGCGCTGACGCTGGTGATCGATCTGGTGTTCACCTTCGTGTTTCTTGCGGTGATGTTCTACTACTCGACGTCGCTGTCGTTGATCGTGCTGGCATCGTTTCCGTTCTATATCGGTATCTCAGCGGGCGTGGCGCCGCTGTTCCGCCGGCGTCTCGACGAGAAGTTCGATCGCGGCGCCGAGAACCAGGCATTTCTGGTCGAGAGCGTCACCGGCGTCGAAACGCTCAAGGCGATGGCGGTCGAGCCGCAAATGCAACGTCGCTGGGAGGAGCAGCTCGCCGCCTATGTGGCCGCGAGCTTCCGCGTGCTGAGCTTGAACAATACGGCGAGCCAATCGGTCCAGATGATCAACAAGCTGGTCGCCGCCGCAACCCTGTACTTCGGGGCCCGCCTCGTGGTCGATGGTGCGCTGACGGTCGGCGAACTCGTCGCATTCAACATGCTGGCGGTACGCGTGAGCATGCCGGTATTGCGGCTTGCGCAGATCTGGCAGGATTTCCATCAGGCCCGGCTGTCGATCGATCGTCTTGGCGACATCCTCAACACCATTCCCGAGCCGAGCTCCGGTCCCGGCCGGGCTGCGCTGCCGGAGATCCGTGGCCAGGTCACATTCGAGCATGCGACGTTCCGCTATCGCATCGACGGTCCCGAAGTGCTGCACGACGTATCGTTCAGCGTCGAGCCGGGCCAGGTCATTGGCATCGTGGGCTCCTCCGGCTCGGGCAAGAGCACCATCACGAAGCTGATCCAGCGTCTCTACGTGCCGGAAAGCGGGCGCGTGCTTGTCGATGGCGTCGATCTTGCGATGGTCGATCTCGCCTGGCTGCGGCGTCAGATCGGCGTCGTGTTGCAGGAGAACGTGCTTTTCAATCGCTCCATTCGCGACAATATCGCGCTCGCTGATCCGGCGATGCCGATCGAGCGCGTCATTGCGGCCGCCTCGCTCGCCGGCGCCCACGACTTCATTCTGGAGCTGCCCGAAGGGTATGACACCGTCGTGGGGGAGCGCGGCAGCAGCCTTTCCGGCGGACAGCGTCAGCGAATCGCGATTGCCCGAGCGCTGGTCACCGATCCACGCATCCTCATCTTCGACGAGGCGACCAGCGCGCTCGACTATGAAAGCGAGCGCGCGATCCAGCAGAACATGAAACGGATTTCCGCCGGCCGGACCGTTTTCGTGATCGCGCATCGGCTCTCTACGGTACGTCACGCAGACCGGATCATCGCGGTCGAGCACGGCCGTCTCGTCGAGGACGGCAACCATGATCAGTTGATCCGTTCGAATGGACGGTACGCGAGGCTGCACCAGCTACAGGCGGGTATCCATGACGCTCGCTAG
- the galE gene encoding UDP-glucose 4-epimerase GalE has translation MILLTGGAGYIGTHVCIALLDAGFDVVVVDNLCNSNRASLDRVESICSRPVAFRCVDIRDEEAVHEVLRACGVTAVIHLAGLKAVGDSNVHPMTYYDNNVVGTMRLVSAMKRAKVKTLVFSSSATVYGMPAYLPLDEGHPLAPTNPYGRTKLFIEEMLKDLYRSEDDWRIGILRYFNPAGAHESGLIGEDPIGVPNNLVPLVAQVAIGKRAKLRIWGDDYDTPDGTGIRDFIHVVDLAAGHLSVLRHLEQPGVFTVNLGTGSGSSVLEVVRAFEAASGRSIPYEIGERRTGDVAICCADPTFAKQTLHWKSAKSLAQMCADHWHWQLKNPDGYRHI, from the coding sequence ATGATCTTGTTGACCGGAGGCGCTGGCTATATCGGCACTCACGTCTGCATTGCGCTGCTGGATGCGGGCTTCGATGTCGTGGTGGTCGACAATCTCTGCAACAGCAACCGAGCCTCTCTCGATCGCGTCGAATCGATATGCAGTCGACCGGTCGCGTTTCGTTGCGTCGACATCCGGGATGAGGAGGCCGTCCACGAGGTACTTCGTGCCTGTGGCGTGACCGCGGTCATCCATCTTGCGGGGTTGAAGGCCGTCGGCGATTCCAACGTTCATCCCATGACCTATTACGACAACAATGTCGTGGGAACGATGCGGCTGGTGTCGGCAATGAAAAGGGCGAAGGTCAAGACGCTTGTCTTCAGTTCGTCCGCGACCGTTTACGGCATGCCCGCCTATCTGCCGCTCGACGAAGGGCATCCGCTGGCGCCGACCAATCCCTATGGTCGCACCAAGCTCTTCATCGAGGAAATGCTCAAGGATCTTTATCGCTCGGAGGACGATTGGCGCATCGGCATCCTGCGCTATTTCAATCCGGCTGGCGCGCACGAGAGTGGCCTGATCGGGGAAGATCCGATCGGCGTTCCGAACAATCTGGTGCCGCTGGTGGCGCAAGTCGCGATTGGAAAGCGAGCGAAGCTGCGGATCTGGGGCGACGACTACGACACGCCGGACGGCACCGGCATCCGCGATTTCATTCATGTCGTCGATCTGGCAGCCGGCCATCTCAGCGTCCTGCGCCACCTCGAGCAGCCCGGGGTGTTCACGGTCAATCTGGGAACGGGCAGCGGCAGCAGCGTTCTGGAGGTGGTTCGCGCATTCGAGGCCGCGAGCGGTCGGTCCATTCCGTATGAGATCGGAGAGCGCCGGACCGGCGATGTTGCGATCTGTTGTGCCGATCCGACATTCGCGAAACAGACGTTGCATTGGAAATCGGCGAAGTCGTTGGCGCAGATGTGCGCAGACCATTGGCACTGGCAGCTGAAAAACCCCGACGGATATCGCCACATCTAA
- a CDS encoding family 16 glycosylhydrolase: protein MALAAPAGFTSSNLVFEENFSGTTLDSYWHPYITSRAANGWPWNSNGSGGSGPGGPLDVDYDMPSQVTVNNGILNLTAIRQAVSGINGGTPQTFPVTSGAVSSYGKFEFDGGYLQISMKAPSGDGAWPGLWLLPGAGSSSGDNFEIDMQEGGYTGSGPANQAFAWHLHTPSGTVGGVIDTGIDLTAGFHTYGINWVPGKSITWYLDGKQMAQVTSAQVPIPNEPMELIMSNQVANSNAAGWHTAFDSSTPSTMQMQIDQIQLYQAAGGGDTVTGANVTPSSPTQPTTPTVQPAVTQVTASPGTGTEHVGNTATFTLGFNEAVNVTGTPTLSLNDGNVATYVSGSGTSTLTFRTTVAPTDTATSALAITGVNLPGTASIKDASGVAASLAGAVKTFTGLQVDPTTATPPTQPTTPTIQPAVTQVAASPGTGIEHVGDTATFTLGFNESVNVTGTPTLSLNDGSTATYVGGSGSSTLTFRTTVASTDTATSALAITGVNLPGTASIKDASGVAANLAGAVKTFAGLQVDPTPVAPVLAIADTSLSVNGRGGTVDLGVKVTTADSNDAVTVNIQGLPKYETITDNLDGRTYKGSDITLTAAQVDSGLTLQSNYRGGGHPVATLTLTASGKDPTTGSVTTSASQSITVTDPRPATTTHTASSADRSFALLNQCMAGHHGRGGQGQLVAADAQGGGWNEQSLLTKPHH, encoded by the coding sequence ATGGCCCTGGCCGCGCCAGCAGGTTTCACGTCGAGCAATCTCGTTTTTGAGGAGAATTTCTCCGGCACGACACTCGACAGTTATTGGCACCCCTACATCACGAGCCGCGCCGCAAACGGCTGGCCGTGGAATAGCAATGGATCAGGCGGCAGCGGGCCGGGCGGCCCGTTGGATGTCGATTACGATATGCCGAGCCAGGTGACCGTGAACAACGGGATACTGAATCTCACAGCGATCAGGCAAGCTGTCAGCGGCATCAATGGTGGCACGCCTCAGACATTTCCGGTCACGTCCGGCGCCGTCAGCAGCTATGGCAAGTTCGAGTTTGACGGCGGCTACCTTCAGATCAGCATGAAGGCGCCGAGCGGCGACGGTGCATGGCCTGGGCTGTGGCTGTTGCCCGGCGCGGGCTCGAGCAGCGGCGACAATTTCGAGATCGATATGCAGGAGGGGGGATATACCGGTTCGGGGCCGGCAAACCAGGCCTTCGCCTGGCACCTTCACACACCCTCCGGGACGGTCGGCGGTGTTATCGACACCGGCATCGACCTCACGGCCGGCTTCCATACCTACGGCATCAATTGGGTGCCCGGCAAATCCATCACCTGGTATCTCGACGGAAAGCAGATGGCGCAGGTGACCAGCGCGCAGGTGCCGATTCCGAACGAGCCGATGGAATTGATCATGAGCAATCAGGTCGCGAATTCCAACGCGGCCGGCTGGCATACGGCGTTCGATAGTTCGACCCCGTCGACGATGCAGATGCAGATCGACCAGATCCAGCTCTATCAGGCGGCCGGCGGCGGCGACACCGTCACGGGTGCGAACGTCACTCCTTCGAGCCCCACCCAGCCGACCACGCCCACGGTCCAGCCGGCCGTGACCCAGGTTACGGCTTCGCCGGGGACAGGAACCGAGCACGTGGGCAATACTGCTACATTCACGTTGGGCTTCAACGAAGCCGTGAATGTGACGGGCACGCCGACGCTGTCGCTCAATGACGGAAACGTTGCCACCTATGTCAGCGGTTCGGGGACCAGCACGCTCACCTTCCGAACGACCGTCGCACCGACCGATACTGCGACGTCGGCACTTGCGATCACCGGAGTCAACCTTCCGGGTACTGCGAGCATCAAGGACGCCAGCGGTGTCGCCGCCAGTCTTGCCGGCGCGGTGAAGACGTTCACCGGTCTCCAGGTCGATCCGACGACCGCCACGCCGCCGACTCAGCCGACCACGCCCACGATCCAACCGGCGGTCACCCAGGTTGCGGCTTCGCCGGGGACGGGGATCGAGCACGTGGGCGATACCGCGACATTCACGCTCGGTTTCAATGAATCCGTGAATGTGACCGGCACGCCGACCCTGTCGCTCAATGACGGAAGCACCGCCACCTATGTTGGCGGCTCGGGAAGCAGCACGCTGACCTTCCGGACGACCGTCGCATCGACCGATACGGCGACCTCGGCACTTGCCATCACCGGGGTCAACCTGCCGGGCACGGCGAGCATCAAGGACGCCAGCGGTGTCGCGGCCAATCTTGCCGGCGCGGTGAAGACGTTCGCCGGCCTCCAGGTCGATCCGACGCCCGTCGCGCCGGTGCTCGCGATCGCGGATACCTCGCTGTCGGTGAACGGAAGAGGCGGGACCGTCGATCTCGGAGTCAAGGTCACAACCGCCGATTCCAACGACGCTGTGACCGTGAACATTCAGGGGCTACCGAAGTACGAGACCATCACCGACAACCTTGATGGCCGTACATACAAAGGCAGCGACATCACGCTCACTGCTGCGCAGGTCGACAGCGGATTGACGTTGCAGTCGAATTACCGGGGTGGCGGTCATCCGGTCGCCACGCTCACGCTCACGGCAAGCGGAAAGGACCCGACGACGGGCTCCGTCACGACATCTGCGTCGCAGAGCATCACGGTGACAGATCCTCGTCCGGCGACGACCACACACACGGCCTCGTCCGCGGATCGAAGCTTCGCGCTGCTGAACCAGTGCATGGCAGGTCACCACGGCCGCGGCGGTCAGGGGCAACTCGTTGCGGCCGACGCGCAGGGCGGGGGCTGGAACGAACAATCGCTTCTGACCAAGCCGCACCATTGA